A single bacterium DNA region contains:
- a CDS encoding CTP synthase, producing the protein MTTRPKKFIFVTGGVLSGLGKGLSAAAIGALLEARGLRVAFLKLDPYLNVDPGTMNPVQHGEVFVTDDGAETDLDLGHYERFTRTRTGQVNNVTAGRVYNTVISNERKGDYLGGTVQVIPHITDEIKKRIHLAGEGADLLIVEVGGTVGDIESLPFLEAVRQARNDVGRENVCYVHLALVPFIPSVGELKTKPLQHSVKELQAVGIAPDVLLCRTDRFLPRSVKAKIALFCNVDEDAVVTAKDVEHIYEVPLVFADEGLDEKITRVLGIWTGAPNLSAWEKLVHAIRHPEREVRIGMVGKYVDLTDAYKSLNEALHHAGVANRAKVRIEYFDSEKIGSADELHGVDAILVPHGFGARGVEGKITAVRYARESGTPFLGICFGMQMAVIEYARNVAGLTGANSREVDADTPHAVIDFLPDQRDVEDKGATMRLGAYPCTLEAGTKTAEAYGTLEVSERHRHRLEFNPEYRDRLLEAGLVLSGTSPDGRLVEVAEITDHPWFVGCQFHPEFKSTPFEPHPLFTAFVKAAVTKAESD; encoded by the coding sequence ATGACCACGCGCCCCAAGAAGTTCATCTTCGTCACCGGAGGGGTCCTTTCGGGCCTCGGCAAGGGTTTGTCCGCCGCCGCCATCGGGGCCCTGCTGGAAGCCCGGGGCTTACGGGTCGCTTTCCTGAAGCTCGATCCCTACCTGAACGTCGATCCGGGCACGATGAATCCGGTGCAGCACGGCGAGGTGTTCGTCACGGACGACGGCGCCGAGACGGATCTGGACCTGGGGCACTACGAGCGCTTCACCCGCACGCGCACGGGCCAGGTCAACAACGTGACTGCCGGGCGTGTGTACAACACGGTGATCAGCAACGAGCGCAAGGGCGATTACCTGGGCGGCACGGTGCAGGTGATCCCGCACATCACCGACGAGATCAAGAAGCGCATCCACCTGGCCGGGGAAGGTGCGGACCTGCTGATCGTCGAGGTCGGCGGAACCGTGGGCGATATCGAATCGCTGCCGTTCCTCGAGGCCGTTCGTCAGGCGCGCAATGACGTGGGCCGGGAGAACGTGTGTTACGTCCACCTTGCCCTGGTGCCGTTCATTCCTTCGGTGGGTGAGCTGAAGACCAAGCCGCTTCAGCATTCGGTGAAGGAGCTTCAAGCTGTCGGCATCGCGCCGGACGTTCTGCTCTGCCGCACGGATCGTTTCCTGCCCCGTTCCGTGAAGGCCAAGATCGCGCTCTTCTGCAATGTGGATGAGGACGCGGTGGTCACCGCCAAGGACGTGGAGCACATCTACGAGGTGCCACTCGTCTTCGCCGATGAAGGGCTGGACGAGAAGATCACCCGGGTGCTCGGCATCTGGACGGGAGCGCCCAATCTCAGTGCCTGGGAGAAGCTCGTCCACGCCATCCGTCATCCCGAGCGGGAAGTGCGGATCGGGATGGTCGGGAAATACGTGGACCTGACCGATGCCTACAAGAGCCTGAACGAGGCGCTCCACCACGCGGGGGTCGCCAATCGGGCGAAGGTGCGCATCGAGTATTTCGATTCGGAAAAGATCGGGAGCGCCGACGAGCTGCACGGGGTCGACGCGATCCTCGTGCCCCACGGCTTTGGTGCCCGGGGCGTGGAAGGCAAGATCACGGCCGTGCGCTACGCCCGCGAGAGCGGCACACCCTTCCTGGGCATCTGCTTCGGCATGCAGATGGCGGTGATCGAATACGCGCGGAACGTGGCGGGCCTGACGGGCGCCAACTCCCGGGAGGTTGACGCGGATACGCCTCACGCGGTGATCGACTTCCTGCCGGACCAACGCGATGTGGAGGACAAGGGCGCGACCATGCGCCTCGGCGCCTATCCCTGCACCCTCGAGGCGGGCACGAAGACCGCGGAAGCCTACGGCACCCTGGAGGTCTCCGAGCGGCACCGGCATCGGCTCGAGTTCAACCCGGAATATCGCGATCGCCTCCTGGAGGCCGGCCTGGTGCTTTCCGGGACCTCGCCGGACGGGCGGCTTGTGGAAGTCGCAGAGATCACCGATCACCCCTGGTTCGTGGGCTGCCAGTTCCATCCGGAGTTCAAGAGCACGCCCTTCGAGCCCCATCCGCTCTTCACGGCCTTCGTGAAGGCAGCCGTGACGAAGGCCGAGAGCGACTGA
- a CDS encoding NUDIX domain-containing protein: MTASTSYFAADPTEIRLSVSAVVWSAGPGSPLLLMRRSDNGHWGLPGGYVEAGENVATAAAREVEEETGVRIDVGRLIGVYSEPARQVIAYPDGNRVQSVNLCFEGTPVGQGEPTTPEETLEIGYFAPEGLPQPFVPIHQIRIDDVRASESAAAVR; encoded by the coding sequence ATGACGGCTTCCACGTCGTACTTCGCCGCCGATCCGACGGAGATCCGCCTCTCGGTATCAGCTGTGGTGTGGAGCGCCGGTCCCGGCAGCCCGCTCCTGCTGATGCGCCGCAGCGACAACGGGCACTGGGGCCTGCCGGGAGGCTATGTGGAGGCCGGCGAGAACGTGGCCACCGCCGCGGCCCGCGAGGTCGAAGAAGAGACCGGGGTGCGCATCGACGTGGGCCGATTGATCGGCGTCTACTCCGAGCCGGCTCGTCAGGTGATTGCCTACCCGGACGGCAACCGGGTGCAATCCGTGAACCTCTGCTTCGAGGGCACGCCGGTGGGGCAGGGCGAGCCCACAACGCCGGAAGAGACCCTCGAGATCGGTTATTTCGCGCCGGAGGGCCTGCCACAGCCCTTCGTTCCCATCCACCAGATTCGTATCGACGACGTGCGGGCCAGCGAAAGCGCCGCCGCCGTCCGATAG
- a CDS encoding N-acetyl-gamma-glutamyl-phosphate reductase produces MRIAVVGASGYTGLESLRILHRHPHCEAVAATSEQRAGQPVGEVYPALRGVTELEFENADPQALASRADAAILCLPHATAAPIAAGLRKAGVRVVDLSADFRLSDSATYEAWYGPHGAPELFGQGVYGLPELYRKEIRSADLVAVAGCYPTSVLIPLVPFLRAGIVQTEGIHIDSKSGVSGAGRKLAEHFLMAEMDGNAKAYAIGAHRHGPEIEQEARLAAGTEVRVSFVPHLLPTVRGTLSTIYLRTKAPVGEDAARAILAEAWKDEPFVRMLPAGEAPQISSVRGSNFCDVNVVADERNGTLIVLAAIDNLVKGASGQGVQCLNLMAGFEETAGLGEAPFSP; encoded by the coding sequence ATGCGGATTGCCGTCGTCGGAGCGAGCGGATACACCGGGCTCGAAAGCCTGCGCATCCTGCACCGCCATCCGCATTGCGAGGCGGTCGCGGCGACCAGTGAGCAGCGGGCGGGTCAGCCCGTGGGCGAGGTCTACCCGGCACTCCGGGGTGTCACCGAGCTGGAATTCGAGAATGCCGACCCGCAGGCGCTCGCCAGCCGGGCGGATGCAGCCATTCTCTGCCTGCCCCACGCCACCGCCGCCCCTATTGCCGCCGGCCTGCGGAAGGCCGGGGTGCGGGTCGTGGACCTCTCGGCGGATTTCCGCCTCTCCGATTCGGCGACCTACGAGGCCTGGTACGGCCCCCACGGCGCCCCGGAGCTGTTCGGGCAAGGCGTCTACGGCCTGCCCGAGCTGTACCGGAAGGAGATCCGCAGCGCAGACCTCGTGGCGGTGGCCGGTTGCTATCCGACCTCCGTGCTGATCCCGCTGGTGCCCTTCCTCCGGGCCGGTATCGTCCAGACCGAGGGGATCCACATCGACAGCAAGTCCGGGGTTTCCGGTGCCGGCCGCAAGTTGGCCGAACACTTCCTGATGGCGGAGATGGACGGCAACGCGAAGGCCTACGCCATCGGCGCCCACCGCCACGGGCCCGAGATCGAGCAGGAGGCCCGCCTGGCCGCCGGCACCGAGGTGCGGGTGAGCTTCGTGCCCCATCTGCTGCCCACGGTGCGGGGCACGCTGAGTACGATCTACCTGCGCACGAAAGCGCCCGTGGGAGAAGATGCCGCGCGCGCCATCCTGGCCGAGGCCTGGAAGGACGAGCCCTTCGTGCGGATGCTGCCCGCCGGCGAGGCGCCCCAGATCAGCAGTGTGCGCGGCAGCAACTTCTGCGACGTCAATGTCGTGGCCGACGAACGCAACGGCACGCTGATCGTGCTTGCCGCGATCGACAACCTGGTGAAAGGTGCCTCGGGGCAGGGCGTGCAATGCCTGAACCTGATGGCGGGCTTCGAGGAGACGGCCGGGCTCGGCGAGGCACCGTTCTCGCCGTAG
- the rpsI gene encoding 30S ribosomal protein S9, translating into MIPTRLKSPRSSSLTDVQTSTAATGRRKTSVARVRVKLGVGSIVVNGRPLEEYFPRESLVKMIHQPFDTTGLGGQYDIVASINGGGVSGQAGALRHSIARALEKLDPSQRPALKKAGFLTRDARKIERKKYGQRGARARFQFSKR; encoded by the coding sequence ATCATCCCCACGCGGCTCAAAAGCCCGAGGAGCTCGTCCTTGACTGATGTGCAGACCAGTACCGCCGCGACCGGCCGTCGCAAGACCTCTGTGGCCCGCGTCCGGGTGAAGCTCGGCGTGGGTTCGATCGTCGTGAATGGCAGGCCCCTCGAGGAGTACTTCCCCCGCGAGAGCCTGGTGAAGATGATCCATCAGCCCTTCGATACCACCGGCCTCGGCGGCCAGTACGACATCGTTGCCAGCATCAATGGCGGCGGTGTCTCCGGCCAGGCAGGCGCGTTGCGCCACAGCATTGCCCGCGCGTTGGAGAAGCTCGACCCGTCTCAGCGCCCGGCGCTGAAGAAAGCGGGCTTCCTGACCCGCGATGCGCGGAAGATCGAGCGGAAGAAGTACGGGCAGCGCGGTGCGCGTGCCCGTTTCCAGTTCTCGAAGCGCTAG